The genomic interval TCGCCACCAGGTTAGCCAGGTAGGCCCAGCGCTGGCCAAAGATCAAGTTGTAGACCAGGTTCAGCACCAGCACATTCAGCACCAGCCCCGCCAGACAGACCAGGTTGAACTTGAGAAAGCGCTTCAGCCGCGCCGACCAGCCCTGCTGCTGCAAACTGATATCGGCAAAGGTCCAGGCATCGTTCCAGATAAAGTTGTTGATAATAGCGACTTCCGCCGCCACAATTTTGCTACGGGTCAGGGGTAGCCCCAGGGTGCTGTGCAGCAGGTAGAGAACAGCCATGTCCACCACCACGCCGCTCAGCCCCACCAGGCCAAAGCGCACAAATCGCTGCATCGGGAACCGCTGGTGCAGCCGCGACAGCCGCCCCCCCAGCCGCAGCCGCAGCAGGTGGTGAATGTAGTCGATGTACTGCCGCCAGGTCACCTTGCTGGCCCCCTCCTGCCGTTCCTGAAACACGTAGCCCACCTCAGCGATGGTGTTGATGGTGCCGCGACCCAGCACCTCCAGCAAGATTTTGTAGCCCTTGGGGTTGAGCAGCGGGCCTGCGATCGCCTCTCGCCGCACCATAAAGTAACCGCTCATCGGATCGCTCACCCGGCCCACCACCTGGGGCAGCAGCAGCAAGCCCACCGTCTGCGCCCCCCGTGACAGCACCCGTCGCATCAAGCTCCACTCGCTTACGCCGCCCCCCTCCACGTGGCGACTGCCCACGGCTAGATCAGCGCCCTGCTGAATTGCCTCCAGCAGCCCGACCAGCACCTCCGGCGGGTGCTGCAGGTCGGCGTCAATCACCCCCAGAATGCGGCCTCGTGCCACTTGCCAGCCGCGAATCACCGCCGAAGATAGGCCGCGCTCTTCCTGCCGCCGCAGCACCCGCAGCTGCGGATAGATCGACTGCAGCTCCAGCGCCGTATTCCAGGTTAGATCTGGGCTGTTGTCATCGACCACAATCAGTTCGTAGTCCTGGGGCAGGGCGCTATCGAGCAGCTGGGTCAGCCGCTCGACCAGAGGGCCGATGTTCTGACCTTCGTTGTAAGTCGGGATCGCCAGAGACAGAGATAACGTTGGCGGTGCTGGGCTGCTGCTGGTGGAGCTGGTAGCGGGTTCAGGTGCCGTTGCGGCCACGGGCAGAACCTGCAATGGTCCCCTGGGACAAGTCTCGAGTTTTTGTAACTGGGAGGGAGGAATTAGGGCCACGGCACGACATACCAACGATTGCGGTAGCCCAAAGCCCAAACCGCTACACGAATCTAGCGCCGATGCCCAAAGCTAACCGAAATTTTACATGAGCAATCATCCTACAGCAGTCGATCCCCCATCGTAAACGGTGAAGGGGCCAGGTAAAAAGCGATCCAAACAGCGTTCACGATTTCAAATTCTGTGCTAGGCAACGTCTGACCCCTGCTAAACCCGATCTGAAACGTTCTATTTTCTGGCCCAAACTCAGCCCATCGAATGTGTCTGGGGGAAGAGAGAGGCCGTGATTTGGCTACGTACTATACAGTGATCCACTGAGGAACCGATATGCAATGCCTAGTTTCCCGCTCTAGAGAATGGTTTAGCGACCGGCTGCGCGCGATCGCCCTGGTCGGCTTAGTTGGCCTTTTGGGCTGGCTCATGCTGGCCAGTTCACCGGCCTACGCCGCTGAAGCCAGGTCTGCTTCTACCCCCGTAGACAAGGCTCTGACCGCAGAACCCCGTGACCAGGCCTACGACGAGGCTGTGAAAGTCATTGACGATCCCAAAGGGGTGCAAAAAACCTACGAGGAAAACCTCAAACAATTCCGCCAGGAAAATCCCGACCAGGGGAGCGTAGTAGAGGGGGCTAAAGAGCTGGTCGGAAAAATTAAGCCCGGTCGTCAGTAGGGGCAGGGGTGATAGTTGGTGGGGGAGATGGCTGGTCTGTACTGACTGAACAGTCGGGACAGCTATCCCACAAGACACCCCAGGAGCAGGGCTGATTCGTTCAGGAACTATCTGGCAAGCCGATCAGGCTCACAACCGGGCCGTCCCCTACGCTCGATGGCTCAGCCCCACCGCGTTGGCGATGTGGGGCAGCTGGTACTCTTCCAGCTTGGCCAGCAGCCCGGCCAACACGCGCCGCACCATCCAGGGGCCTTCATAGATCCAGCCAGTGTAGACCTGGAGCAGGGTAGCGCCAGCCACAATTTTTTCCCAGGCATCGGCAGCTGTAAAAATGCCTCCCACTCCTACAATCGGCAGGGTGCCTTCAGTGCGCTGGTAGATATAGCGAATCACCTCCGTCGATCGCTGGCGCAAGGGCACGCCGCTAATGCCGCCCACCTCGTCGATGACCCGGTTGCCGGTCTGAAGCAGGCTCTGGGTTTTGAGTCCGGCGCGGGCAATGGTGGTATTGGTGGCAATGATGCCCGCCAGCCCGTGGGCCAGGGCCAGATCGACCACGGCGTCGATGTCGGGCCAGTCCAGGTCGGGGGCAATTTTGACCAAAATTGGCTTGCCGTCACCATTGGTCTCCTGCAGCGCGGTCAGAATGGGGGCCAGCTGATCGGCAGCCTGAAGCGACCTCAGCCCAGGGGTGTTGGGGGACGACACGTTGACCACAAAGTAGTCGCCGTAGGGGTAGAGCTGCTGAAAGCTAAACCGATAGTCCTCAGCGGCATCGGCCAACTCGGTAATCTTCGATTTGCCCAGGTTGATGCCAATCGGAATGCCAGGGCGTTCGTTGGACCAGTAAGCGCCGAGACGATCGGCCAACGCGGCTGCACCGCGATTATTAAACCCCATCCGGTTCAGCACCGCCTCATCCTGCACCAGGCGAAACAGGCGGGGCTGGGGGTTGCCCGGCTGGGGATAGCGAGTCACAGTGCCCAGTTCTGCGGCCCCAAATCCCATTAGAGGCCAGGCCAGGGCAGCGGTTCCATCTTTGTCAAACCCCGCAGCCAGGCCAATCGGGTTGGTGAAGTTGAGGCCCCAGCAGGTTTGGACCAGCCGCGAGTCACTGAGGCAGAGCTGCCGCCGCAGCCACGGGTAGATGCGAGCCGCCAGCGGGTGGGGACTCGGCTGCCCCAGCCAGGTCAGCAGGTCCATGGCGCGGTAGTGGAGAAATTCTGGGTCCAGGGTGAGGCCGTGGAATAGCAGCGGGCGAACAAACTGGCGGTAGGGATCTTTCACAGACGGTAGTGGTGTACGCAAACGGCAGGCGGGGTAAACTGATATTTAGGCTACAGGCACATTTTGGCTGCCGGTGGTCCTTGCAACGACGGAGCACGCCATGTGAGCACAACAATCAGCGGTCTTGGGGAAGGTGATGCGACGATCAAAGGCCCGCTCCAGGGGCGATTGTCCTGCCACCCTACCCCATTAAAGCAGCCCTGGAGGCCAGCTTGAGGATCGTTCAGTAGTTCTGGGTGGAGTCTACAGCAATCAAACCGTATCGCCTGGCCCAGCGGCTAGGGTTCTGCCACCGGAACCCTGGCCCATCGGTCGGGGTCGGTGAGATTAGCGCCCTGGGTCAACCCCAGGGGCTGGTACTGGGCTAACTTAATTCAACGCGCTAATTCAAGACCCAGTTCAGCCGTTTTCTGGTTCAATCCCCTCCCTGCAACCGAAGTGAGTGTTGACGCCAATGGCGCAATCCCAACCCCACCAACCCTCCTACGACCGTCACGACCATAAAATTATGGCTCTGTCGCGGGTGCTCAAGGCGCTGCGGGGGGCCACCACCGCCGAGGAAGCTGTGACCCTGGCCCTGAGCCACGTGCACCAGGAGTTTTCCTTTGAAGTGGCCTGGGTCGGCCTCTACGACCGGGTCAACCATCGTCTGGTCACCAAGGGGTGCCACAGTCCCCGCCAGATGCGCTCTATCCGCACCGTGCTCAACCTCACCCCCGGGGATGTGATGGAGCAGGTGGTGGTGCAGCAGCGTCCCCTGATTGTGGCGGATCTGCAAAACGAAATTCGGGCCGGTGAATGGGGCACCATTGCCAAACAGCTGGCCCTGCAAAGCGCGATTATTTTTCCGATCAAGCGCCAGGATGTGTGCTTTGGGCTGCTGGTGCTGGCCTCCCCCGCCTGGGGCAAGACTGCCTCCCTGGGAGAGCGGTCTTATCTGGCGATTGTGCTGGGGGAGTTGGCGGAGGCGCTGCACCACTTTGAGTCTGAGCAGCAGCGACAGCGGACGAAGCGGGTGGAGCAACCCCTGCTGGCCCTGATTGCCCGGTTGGGCACCCAGCCCGATATCGATAGCCAGCTCAGGGAAATTGTGCGGGAAACCCAGCGGTTTATTGCGCCCCAGCGCACCCGCATTTTCTGGTTCGAGCCCAAGGGCAACTACTTTTGGCAGCGCACCCCCAGCCCCCCCGCGCGCGCTGCCGCCCCTGAGGAGGAGCGATCGCTACAGATTGCCGTTGACGAGGTGCGCGGCCTGTACCAGGCCCTGGGCAACCAGCAGCTGGTGGTGGTGGGCGAGAGCCGGGGGGCGCTCAAAGCGATTGTCTCCGATCGCCTGATGCAGCAGCTCCAGGCCCAGTCACTGATGATTGCGCCGATCACCCGCCAGGGTGACCTGATGGGGTTCCTGTCGGTGGAGGGGACGGCCCCGCGCATTTGGGATGAGTCTGAGAAACAGTTTTTAATCGGCACTGCCCAGCTGCTCGGCGTCGCCCTGCCTGCGGCTGTCGCCAAAGAAACCGGACGCCAGAGTGAACTCGATCAGCACCTCACCACCGGCGTCATCCAGGGTATCCACGGCGATGCCGACTGGCACAGCACCCTCCAAACCTGTTTCACCGTGCTGCGGGATCGGCTGAGCATTCAGCAGTTTTTTGTGCTGTTGTTCAACCCCGATCGCAACGGCTACGACCTCTGCTTCCAAAGTCAGGCCAACCGCCCCAAGGGGGTACCCCTGCTGTGGCCCTGCCTGGACGATGTCGACTGGCAAATGCTGGAGCGTAGCCCCTCGGCCATCAGCATCGACAACCTGACCCACGAACTCAAGTTGATGGCCTGGCGACCCCACCTGCTCGACCTGGGGGCTCAGGCGGTGCTGGTGGGCAATGTAGCCCCTAGCAACGCCCCCGAGGGCTTGGTGCTGATCGGCGACAACATCAGCCGCCAGTGGACCACCACCGAGCAGTCGCTGTTTGAGGCTGTTGCCCGTCAGATCGGGGTCATCCTGCACCAGTGGCAGCTCCAGCGCCAGATCGATCAGCAGCAGCATATCTACGAATCAATTCAGTGGGGTCTCCAGGCCCTCCACAAGGGCCTCCACCCCGATCAACTGGAGCAGGTGACGCTCCAGCACATCATGCAGCTGCTGCACGGCTCAGCGGTGCTGCTGGTGACCTGGCAACCGGGCACCCCCACGGCTACGGTGTCCCAGGTGGTCAGCCAGGATACTAGCGTCAGCGTCGATACCCATCACCCCATCCCCGTCGGGTCAGACGCCCTGATCAACTGGGCGCTACAGACCGATGGCATGCTGCCCCTCTGCGTCGACGAACTGCCCGCTGAGACGAAAACCTGGTTTAGAACCACCGCGGGCAGCCGGCTGCTGATTACCGCCCTGCGAACGGCTCCGTCCCACGCGGTGGCGGGGATCGCGATCGCGGTGTCGCCGCCCCATCGCCAGTGGGCCAACCACCACTTCACCATTTTCAGGCTGCTCACCAGCCAGCTAGCCTGGTCGCGGCGGCACCTGGCCATGACCACCATGCTCACCCAGCAGCGGCAGGAACTGGAGAACCTGAACTGGTACAAACACCACCGCCTCGAAGACCTCTACCGCATGCTGGGCAAGCTGAGTCAGGATTTAGCCCATCTCCAGGCAAAAGACACTGCGATCGCCGGGGAGCTACAGCTGCTCCACGGTCAGATTGCCGCCGTGACGGAAAACGCCGAGGCAGTACTGGTGGGCGAGCGCTGGCAGCTGCACCGCGAACACCAGACCATGCCGCTGATCAGCCTGCTCAACCGCCTGATCGAGCGCGTCAACCCCATTCTAGAGGCCCGTCAACTCTGGTCCAAGGTGCACAACGAGAGCAATGTAGTGCTGGGGGGCGACATGCTCAAACTTGAACTGATTCTCTACGAAGTGATGGCGGCCGCCTGCAATCGTTCCCCCATCGGCGGACGGATTGACCTGTGGTGTCGAGTTCTCAACCTTGACTGGGTCGAGCTGTCGGTCACCGACGACGGCCAGTGCCCACCGCGGCTATTGGAAGAACTGAGTCAAAGCCAACTCCCCGATGTGCTGGCCCCGTCCACCCTGGATGGGCCACCGGGGCTACATCTGGCTATCTGCAAACTGTTGATCGATCAGCTAGGGGGGGAGATCAGCTTTTCCACCCTTGACGATGGGCGCACCCACAGCCGCATGTTGCTGCCTTTGGCGGCCTACCCCGAGCAGCACAAGGCCAAACCAATCATGAACCCTGCCGCCATCGAAACCAGCCATCCCAGCCCGACATGAGCTAGACAGCCCTGCGGAAACCGAATCGTATAACCCTGATTCGCCTAGTTCTGAATGGCGTCCGTGACCGGAGTGACAGCCAATTGAGCGGCGGGGCTTTGCAGCATCGGCGTTTGGGTAACGGCGTTGTTGGCAATGGTGAACAGCGGATTCGACAGAATTCCCGCCAGGGAAGTGGCCACCACCGCCAAAATTAAGCTGACCTGCATCGGCCGCAGCCCGGGCAGATCCCAGCGGATGGGGGGATAGGACTTGACCGCATCAGACATTTCCTGGGGCTCTTTGACCACCATCATCTTGATGACGCGGATGTAGTAGTAGATCGAGATCACGCTGGTAACCAGGCCCACCAGCACCAGCCCGTAGGCCCCAGCCTGCCAGCCCGCCCAGAAGATGTAGATTTTGCCAAAGAATCCGGCCATAGGCGGAATACCGCCCAGGGACAGCAGACAAATGCTGAGGCCCAGCGTGAGCAGCGGATCCTTCTGGTACAGTCCGGCGTACTCGCTGATCTGGTCGGTGCCCGTCCGCAGGGAGAACAAAATCACGCAGGTAAAGCCGCCCAGATTCATGAACAGGTAGATGAACAGGTAGAAGAGCATACTGGCGTAGCCGGCATCGGTACCCACCACCAGCCCAATCATCAGGAACCCAGCCTGACCAATGGAGGAGTAGGCCAGCAGGCGCTTCATGCTGGTCTGGGCCAGAGCCACCACGTTGCCCAGCACCATGCTGAGGATGGCCAGGGCCGTAAACACGAAGTGCCACTGCTCCGACACCAGGGGAAAGGCGGTGACCAGCAGCCGAATTGCCAGGGCGAACCCGGCAGTCTTAGAGCCGACGGACAGAAAAGCGACCACCGGCGTGGGCGACCCCTCGTACACATCGGGGGTCCACTGGTGGAAGGGAACGGCGGCAATTTTGAAGGCGATGCCCGCAATTACAAACACCAGGGCCACCACCAGACCGATGGGGGCCTCGCTGCCGTCGCTGACGATGCGGGTGGCGATCGCCGCCAGCCGGGTTTCTCCCCCCGACAGCCCGTACAGCAGCGATGAACCGTAGAGGAAGATGGCCGAACTGGCCGCCCCAATCAGCAGGTACTTGAGCGCGGCCTCGTTGGAGCGGGGATCGCGCTT from Leptolyngbya sp. KIOST-1 carries:
- a CDS encoding glycosyltransferase yields the protein MAATAPEPATSSTSSSPAPPTLSLSLAIPTYNEGQNIGPLVERLTQLLDSALPQDYELIVVDDNSPDLTWNTALELQSIYPQLRVLRRQEERGLSSAVIRGWQVARGRILGVIDADLQHPPEVLVGLLEAIQQGADLAVGSRHVEGGGVSEWSLMRRVLSRGAQTVGLLLLPQVVGRVSDPMSGYFMVRREAIAGPLLNPKGYKILLEVLGRGTINTIAEVGYVFQERQEGASKVTWRQYIDYIHHLLRLRLGGRLSRLHQRFPMQRFVRFGLVGLSGVVVDMAVLYLLHSTLGLPLTRSKIVAAEVAIINNFIWNDAWTFADISLQQQGWSARLKRFLKFNLVCLAGLVLNVLVLNLVYNLIFGQRWAYLANLVAIAVVTFWNFWLNLKLSWRVTQVK
- a CDS encoding quinone-dependent dihydroorotate dehydrogenase, which gives rise to MKDPYRQFVRPLLFHGLTLDPEFLHYRAMDLLTWLGQPSPHPLAARIYPWLRRQLCLSDSRLVQTCWGLNFTNPIGLAAGFDKDGTAALAWPLMGFGAAELGTVTRYPQPGNPQPRLFRLVQDEAVLNRMGFNNRGAAALADRLGAYWSNERPGIPIGINLGKSKITELADAAEDYRFSFQQLYPYGDYFVVNVSSPNTPGLRSLQAADQLAPILTALQETNGDGKPILVKIAPDLDWPDIDAVVDLALAHGLAGIIATNTTIARAGLKTQSLLQTGNRVIDEVGGISGVPLRQRSTEVIRYIYQRTEGTLPIVGVGGIFTAADAWEKIVAGATLLQVYTGWIYEGPWMVRRVLAGLLAKLEEYQLPHIANAVGLSHRA
- a CDS encoding GAF domain-containing protein; amino-acid sequence: MAQSQPHQPSYDRHDHKIMALSRVLKALRGATTAEEAVTLALSHVHQEFSFEVAWVGLYDRVNHRLVTKGCHSPRQMRSIRTVLNLTPGDVMEQVVVQQRPLIVADLQNEIRAGEWGTIAKQLALQSAIIFPIKRQDVCFGLLVLASPAWGKTASLGERSYLAIVLGELAEALHHFESEQQRQRTKRVEQPLLALIARLGTQPDIDSQLREIVRETQRFIAPQRTRIFWFEPKGNYFWQRTPSPPARAAAPEEERSLQIAVDEVRGLYQALGNQQLVVVGESRGALKAIVSDRLMQQLQAQSLMIAPITRQGDLMGFLSVEGTAPRIWDESEKQFLIGTAQLLGVALPAAVAKETGRQSELDQHLTTGVIQGIHGDADWHSTLQTCFTVLRDRLSIQQFFVLLFNPDRNGYDLCFQSQANRPKGVPLLWPCLDDVDWQMLERSPSAISIDNLTHELKLMAWRPHLLDLGAQAVLVGNVAPSNAPEGLVLIGDNISRQWTTTEQSLFEAVARQIGVILHQWQLQRQIDQQQHIYESIQWGLQALHKGLHPDQLEQVTLQHIMQLLHGSAVLLVTWQPGTPTATVSQVVSQDTSVSVDTHHPIPVGSDALINWALQTDGMLPLCVDELPAETKTWFRTTAGSRLLITALRTAPSHAVAGIAIAVSPPHRQWANHHFTIFRLLTSQLAWSRRHLAMTTMLTQQRQELENLNWYKHHRLEDLYRMLGKLSQDLAHLQAKDTAIAGELQLLHGQIAAVTENAEAVLVGERWQLHREHQTMPLISLLNRLIERVNPILEARQLWSKVHNESNVVLGGDMLKLELILYEVMAAACNRSPIGGRIDLWCRVLNLDWVELSVTDDGQCPPRLLEELSQSQLPDVLAPSTLDGPPGLHLAICKLLIDQLGGEISFSTLDDGRTHSRMLLPLAAYPEQHKAKPIMNPAAIETSHPSPT
- a CDS encoding NAD(P)H-quinone oxidoreductase subunit N is translated as MDLVNLGAQLNAGTIWPEAVLLVTILVILVGDLIQGRSSSAWTPYAAIAGGLGSTAALVVQWSMANPVGFLGAFNADDLSIVFRGIIVLSAVVTVPMAIRYVEQSGTSLAEFLVILLTATLGGMFLSGASELVMIFVSLETLSISSYLLTGYMKRDPRSNEAALKYLLIGAASSAIFLYGSSLLYGLSGGETRLAAIATRIVSDGSEAPIGLVVALVFVIAGIAFKIAAVPFHQWTPDVYEGSPTPVVAFLSVGSKTAGFALAIRLLVTAFPLVSEQWHFVFTALAILSMVLGNVVALAQTSMKRLLAYSSIGQAGFLMIGLVVGTDAGYASMLFYLFIYLFMNLGGFTCVILFSLRTGTDQISEYAGLYQKDPLLTLGLSICLLSLGGIPPMAGFFGKIYIFWAGWQAGAYGLVLVGLVTSVISIYYYIRVIKMMVVKEPQEMSDAVKSYPPIRWDLPGLRPMQVSLILAVVATSLAGILSNPLFTIANNAVTQTPMLQSPAAQLAVTPVTDAIQN